The Corynebacterium felinum DNA segment CGTATTAGCCAGATTGCTAAGGCTGAGGGGATTCGTATGCCGACGGCGTCGAATGCGCTGCACCAGTTGGAGGAGCGGGGCATGATTGAGCGCATCCGTGAGGAGTCGGATCGTCGTGGCGTGCGTGTGCAGTTGACTGATTTTGGTCGCCAGGAGTTGCAGCGGGTGGGCGAGGAGCGTACTGAGTACTTGGCTCAGATGCTTTCGACGCTTCCTGAGGAGCGTTTAGAGGATGCGGCGAAGGTTGCTGATTTGATCCATGAGCTGGCAGCTGCGTATACCGCTGAGATGATGCAGCGTAACGAGAAGTAGTAATCCCTCATTGCCGAGCCATACTTCGGCAATGAGGGTACAAATGTTTTTTAGTCGCGTTCGTGGCGGGGTTTGAATACGTCTGCGCCGATGATGCGGGGGACTACTTTGGGTGCTTCGCCTAGAAGGTCGAGGAGGTTTTTATCCCGTTCTGCTTGTTGGAGTACTCCTTTAACCGCTGTGCGTCGGGTGCGTGGAGTAGTCCGCCGTCGATTTTCACGACCTCCAGCACCACCACCAGCACCGCCTGCACCACCCATGGGTGCCCCGCCTGCCATGGTTGATCCACGACCAGTTGAACCGGCAGCGTGTGTGCCTGTTCCACCATTTCCTGGGGTGGCATTGCCGTTCCCAGAACCTGTTCCTGACTGTGATCCACCACCTGGATAACCACCTCGACTACCACCAGAACCCGATCCCGATCCTGATCCGGAACCAGAGCCTGTTCCACCTGCACCGCTGCGCAGCCCACCGGTACCGTACATGCCACCAGCACCACTTCGTGTACCACCAGAATTTATTCCACCTGATGATCCACGCCCACCAGCACCAGCGCCCGCACCACTCCCAGCACCAGTACCTGCACCACTCCCAGCACCGGTGCCTGTACCAGTGTGGTTTCCAGTGCTTGGTGTGCCCCAGGTACTGCCGGTGTTTGCGTGTGTTGCAGCAGGGGTAAATCCCTGTCCTGATCCACTGTGGTTGGTTTGTCCTGATCCCCAGGTGTGGGTGCTTGCCCCAAGGCTATTAACGCCACCGGGGTATTGGTGCATATTTACTGGGTTGACCACGTTTGGGTCAAACCCGAGGGATGCTTGTTGGGCTGCAATGTCATCGAGGACTTTGTGGGCTTGTAGGTGCGGATCAATCCCCATGTTTTGTGCGGTGTGTCCGCTGCGGGTTATCCCACCACCTGTGTGCCCTGGGCTTGTAAACCCTCCGGTGCTCCCGCCACCAGATCCTATTTCGGGTGCATCCATGAGGTTTCGCACACCTGGCATGGATGATACAAGTGTGCTGCCTAGTGCTTCTTTGAACCCTACGAGGTAGGTTTCTTCGAGTTGTTTTTTCATCGCTATTGCTGATGGGTGGGCACCAACCACATGCACACTTGCTAGTGCACCGGCAACGCTTTGAGCGTAGGCAGGCGCGATGGTTGATAGGTGTCGTACTGACGTAGCCATAACATCAGCGTTGGTGGCGAAGTTGATCCCTGTGGCGGACATCTCGTGGATTCGTGATGCTGCTGCTTCAAATACTTCACCGTAATTATGCTCTGCAAGATCACCAGCGACACGACGAAGCCGCGCACTAATATCCATCACACGATTTGATATGTCTGTCCAGATATCTGCTGCTTCGATAGCTGCTGCGTTATTGGTTGCAAGCAATGCTTCTTGCAGGCTTTCTAATGACGCAGCTTTTGATGTTATTGGCTCGGGGAAATCAAAGGGTGCAAACCCTAACTCAGGGCGGGTGGGGAACACCACTGGGGTGTACTCAGGTGTGCCACTGTGTTCGATCGCGTAGATATCTTCTGTGACGAACTGGTTTATTTCAACATTCGCATCATAACAAGCTTGAAGGTTGTGTTCTAACCAGTCGATCTGGCGTTCAAATGCTTCGAGCATTTCTTTCGCGCTACCAGCAGCCCCATCAAGGGCTTGCCCGTGGTACCGACCCATGTGGTCTAAACCACTGACCGTTGAAAACCCATCAAGCAACCCTTTGACTGGATAGTTTGACGCCATAGAAACAGCTTTTTTGATGGATTTTAGTTCGTTGATACTGTCACGAACTTGGCTTAGATTCAAGTACAGATAGTTCATCGGTATCCTCCTTTGACACGTAGTTTTTGCATAACTTCATAGGCACGACGACACAGCTCGTCTTTCGGTAATGGTTTTCTCTCCCGATATGTGTAGGTGATACTCAAACGCCCATTTTCAGTGCTCACAGCAGCATCGCAATGATCGGCAGTATCGTGCCGGATGTGACTGAAATACACGCGGTCATCGGCATCTGGGAACGTCGCATCAATAATCAGCCC contains these protein-coding regions:
- a CDS encoding MarR family winged helix-turn-helix transcriptional regulator, with the protein product MTATSYKELAHYIRPALTKLYVLYFRIAEASDLTGPQMTIMTRLAEDGPSRISQIAKAEGIRMPTASNALHQLEERGMIERIREESDRRGVRVQLTDFGRQELQRVGEERTEYLAQMLSTLPEERLEDAAKVADLIHELAAAYTAEMMQRNEK